One genomic window of Ottowia oryzae includes the following:
- a CDS encoding nitroreductase: MDQLNAPIADPGSVDAAIENRYSVRAFLPTPVPRELLTHILRVASRAPSGTNAQPWRVYVLQGDRRDELVRQMSAAHDEIRDHPERADKYREAYDYYPRQWVEPYLSRRRHNGWSLYGLLGIQKGDTDKMYAQHHQNYRLFGAPVALMFTLDRAMGQGSLVDYGMFIQNIMLAARARGLHTCAQGAWNPFSSIVLPLIGAGPNEMLVCGMALGWADPAALINTYSTPREPVEGFTRWLG, from the coding sequence GTGGATCAGCTGAACGCCCCCATCGCCGACCCGGGCAGCGTGGACGCGGCCATCGAAAACCGCTATTCGGTGCGCGCCTTCCTGCCCACGCCCGTGCCGCGTGAGCTGCTGACGCACATCCTGCGCGTGGCCAGCCGCGCGCCCAGCGGCACCAACGCCCAGCCCTGGCGCGTGTACGTGCTGCAGGGCGACCGGCGCGACGAGCTGGTGCGCCAGATGAGCGCCGCACACGACGAGATACGCGACCACCCCGAGCGCGCCGACAAATACCGCGAGGCCTACGACTACTACCCCCGCCAATGGGTCGAGCCGTACCTCAGCCGCCGCCGCCACAACGGCTGGTCGCTGTACGGCCTGCTGGGCATCCAGAAGGGCGACACCGACAAGATGTACGCCCAGCATCACCAGAATTACCGCCTGTTCGGCGCACCCGTGGCGCTGATGTTCACGCTCGACCGCGCCATGGGCCAGGGCAGCCTGGTGGACTACGGCATGTTCATCCAGAACATCATGCTGGCCGCCCGCGCGCGCGGCCTGCACACCTGTGCGCAGGGTGCGTGGAACCCGTTTTCCAGCATCGTGCTGCCGCTGATCGGCGCAGGGCCGAACGAGATGCTGGTGTGCGGCATGGCGCTGGGCTGGGCCGACCCCGCCGCGCTGATCAACACCTACAGCACGCCGCGCGAACCGGTCGAGGGCTTTACCCGCTGGCTGGGCTAG